ATAATAGCTTCCTTATAACCAAACCCTTTTTTCTTAGAAATATATCCAACAATAAGACCAAGAACAATATTTACAAGAGCAAAAGGTATATTTGTAGGGCCGGATATAACTCCTAAAACTAAGTTTGTACATCCGCCAATAAGAGCACCCAAAAAAGGACCTAATACTACAGCCCCAAGCACAGTACCAACTGTATCTAAAAATAATAATGGTATATTTATCATAGATATAGCTATACCTAAGACAATGTTAATAACTATACACATTGAAGAAAATGTTATTTTCTTAGTATTCAATTATAATACCTCCTAAAAAAAATCTATACATTTATCATAGTATAGATTATAAAAGATTACTAATTGTATATTTCTATATAGAATACTATGAATATAGAACGAATAAATAATAAAATTATCAAAATATGTAGTATTATTAAAAGTGAGAATGTTTAAGGAGAATGTTATGAAAAGAAATAGAGAGATTGTAGTAGT
This sequence is a window from Clostridioides difficile. Protein-coding genes within it:
- a CDS encoding ECF transporter S component → MNTKKITFSSMCIVINIVLGIAISMINIPLLFLDTVGTVLGAVVLGPFLGALIGGCTNLVLGVISGPTNIPFALVNIVLGLIVGYISKKKGFGYKEAIITGLILSVACPLIGTPISVLLFGGLSGSGADLLVGFLVQSGQKIFTAAFFPRILSNIVDKPLSCIMVVYFISKMPKGFISQYNRSTSSSS